In one window of Burkholderia cenocepacia DNA:
- a CDS encoding heavy-metal-associated domain-containing protein yields the protein MEFEVQDMTCGGCANAITRAVTAADPAAKLDIDVAAKIVKVDSAQGAERVQSIIEAAGFHPALRTA from the coding sequence ATGGAATTCGAAGTCCAGGACATGACCTGCGGCGGCTGCGCCAACGCCATCACGCGCGCGGTGACGGCCGCGGACCCCGCCGCGAAGCTCGACATCGACGTCGCGGCGAAGATCGTCAAGGTCGACTCGGCGCAAGGCGCCGAGCGCGTGCAGTCGATCATCGAGGCCGCCGGCTTCCATCCCGCGCTGCGCACCGCGTAA
- a CDS encoding aldehyde dehydrogenase, which translates to MNKLTLADWQHKAASLEIEGRAFIDGASRDAHGGRTFDCVSPIDGRVLAKVADCGEADVNAAVAAARRAFDSGVWAGLNPRERKAVLLRWAALMRAHLDELSLLETLDAGKPIGDTTTVDVPGAAYCVEWFAEAIDKVGGEVAPADHHLVGLVTREPVGVVAAVVPWNFPILMAAWKFGPALAAGNSVVLKPSEKSPLTAIRVAQLAFEAGIPAGVFNVVPGAGEPGKLLALHRDVDCIAFTGSTAVGKLIMQYAAQSNLKRAWLELGGKSPNIVLPDCPDLDRAAQTAAGAIFYNMGEMCTAGSRLLVHRDIKDAFIERLVAAARAYVPGNPLDPSVSMGAIVDGIQLERVLGYIEAGRDEGRLVTGGARVNAETGGFYVEPTVFEVKPDAKIAREEIFGPVLSVIVFDDVDEAVRIANDTEYGLAAAVWTSNLTTAHDVSRRLRAGTVWVNCYDEGGDMNFPFGGYKQSGNGRDKSLHALEKYTELKSTLIRLR; encoded by the coding sequence ATGAACAAGTTGACTTTGGCTGACTGGCAACACAAGGCGGCGTCGCTCGAGATCGAAGGGCGCGCATTCATCGACGGCGCGTCGCGCGACGCGCACGGCGGCAGGACGTTCGACTGCGTGAGCCCGATCGACGGCCGCGTGCTGGCGAAGGTCGCCGACTGCGGCGAAGCGGACGTGAACGCGGCCGTCGCGGCGGCCCGCCGCGCATTCGATTCGGGTGTGTGGGCCGGCTTGAATCCGCGCGAGCGAAAGGCCGTGCTGCTGCGCTGGGCCGCGCTGATGCGCGCGCATCTCGACGAACTGTCGCTGCTCGAGACGCTCGACGCGGGCAAACCGATCGGCGACACGACGACGGTCGACGTGCCGGGTGCCGCGTACTGCGTCGAATGGTTTGCGGAAGCGATCGACAAGGTCGGCGGCGAGGTCGCGCCGGCCGATCACCATCTCGTCGGTCTCGTCACGCGCGAGCCGGTCGGCGTGGTGGCCGCCGTCGTGCCGTGGAACTTCCCGATCCTGATGGCCGCATGGAAATTCGGCCCCGCGCTCGCGGCGGGCAACAGCGTCGTGCTGAAGCCGTCGGAGAAATCGCCGCTGACCGCGATCCGCGTCGCGCAGCTCGCGTTCGAAGCCGGCATCCCGGCCGGCGTATTCAACGTCGTGCCGGGCGCGGGCGAACCGGGCAAGCTGCTCGCGCTGCATCGCGACGTCGACTGCATCGCGTTCACGGGCTCGACGGCGGTCGGCAAGCTGATCATGCAGTATGCGGCGCAGTCGAACCTGAAGCGCGCGTGGCTCGAGCTCGGCGGCAAGTCGCCGAACATCGTGCTGCCCGATTGCCCCGATCTCGACCGCGCGGCGCAGACGGCGGCCGGCGCGATCTTCTACAACATGGGCGAGATGTGCACGGCCGGCTCGCGGCTGCTCGTGCATCGCGACATCAAGGACGCGTTCATCGAGAGGCTCGTCGCGGCCGCCCGCGCGTACGTGCCGGGCAATCCGCTCGATCCGTCGGTATCGATGGGCGCGATCGTCGACGGCATCCAGCTCGAGCGCGTGCTGGGTTACATCGAAGCGGGGCGCGACGAAGGCCGGCTCGTCACGGGCGGTGCGCGCGTGAACGCGGAAACGGGCGGCTTCTACGTGGAGCCGACGGTGTTCGAGGTGAAGCCCGATGCGAAGATCGCGCGCGAGGAAATCTTCGGACCCGTGCTGTCGGTGATCGTGTTCGACGACGTCGACGAGGCCGTGCGGATCGCGAACGACACCGAATACGGGCTGGCCGCGGCCGTGTGGACGTCGAACCTGACGACCGCGCACGACGTGTCGCGCCGGCTGCGTGCGGGCACCGTGTGGGTGAACTGCTATGACGAGGGCGGCGACATGAACTTCCCGTTCGGCGGCTACAAGCAGTCGGGCAACGGCCGCGACAAGTCGCTGCATGCGCTCGAGAAGTACACCGAACTGAAGTCGACGCTGATCCGGCTGCGCTGA
- a CDS encoding cupin domain-containing protein, with the protein MSTEVAERLRFVRNKHGLSQRELAKRAGVTNGTISLIEQGRVSPSVGSLKKLLECIPMSLAEFFTFELVESRAVVSRRDEMPNLGNESLAFHLVGANVKDRNMCILREIYQPLADTGPEMLVHAGHEGGVVVSGRLELTVDSATWLLDPGDGYYFESRLPHRFRNPSAELICEVVSANSPATF; encoded by the coding sequence ATGTCCACCGAAGTCGCCGAGCGCCTGCGTTTCGTGCGCAACAAGCATGGCCTGTCGCAGCGCGAACTCGCGAAGCGCGCCGGCGTCACCAACGGCACGATCTCGCTGATCGAACAGGGCCGCGTGAGCCCGTCGGTCGGCTCGCTGAAGAAGCTGCTCGAATGCATCCCGATGAGTCTCGCGGAATTCTTCACGTTCGAGCTCGTCGAATCGCGCGCGGTCGTGTCGCGTCGCGACGAGATGCCGAACCTCGGCAACGAGTCGCTCGCGTTTCATCTGGTCGGTGCGAACGTGAAGGATCGCAACATGTGCATCCTGCGCGAGATCTACCAGCCGCTGGCCGACACGGGGCCCGAGATGCTGGTGCACGCGGGGCACGAGGGCGGCGTCGTCGTGTCGGGCCGGCTCGAGCTGACCGTCGATAGTGCGACGTGGCTGCTCGACCCCGGAGACGGCTACTACTTCGAGAGCCGTTTGCCGCATCGTTTTCGCAATCCCAGCGCGGAACTGATCTGCGAGGTCGTCTCGGCCAATTCGCCGGCGACCTTCTGA